One Novosphingobium sp. EMRT-2 DNA segment encodes these proteins:
- a CDS encoding SDR family NAD(P)-dependent oxidoreductase: protein MDKPRYSLAGRIALVTGASSGLGAHLARLYAAAGAAVVLGARRVERTQALADAIKEAGGRALSVAMDVTDEGSIVAAFDAAEAAFGAPDVVLANAGLAEAGRSIDLELDRVNRVIETNFTGVYLTAREGARRMINAGSKQTERGRIILTGSITADMTGQGDSAYAATKAAVAHLGRQFAREWARLGINVNVIQPGYIRTEIDGDWFDSEGGKAQIASWPRRRLADATVLDDMALFFASDASRQVTGAHISLDDGQSL from the coding sequence TTGGACAAGCCCCGCTATTCGCTCGCAGGCCGTATCGCGCTGGTCACCGGTGCGTCGTCCGGGCTGGGCGCGCATCTGGCGCGGCTCTATGCCGCCGCCGGCGCGGCGGTGGTGCTGGGCGCGCGGAGAGTGGAGCGCACGCAGGCGCTGGCCGATGCCATCAAAGAGGCGGGCGGCCGCGCGTTGTCGGTGGCGATGGACGTAACCGACGAAGGCTCCATCGTGGCCGCGTTCGATGCGGCCGAGGCCGCCTTCGGCGCGCCCGACGTGGTGCTGGCAAACGCCGGCCTGGCCGAAGCGGGTCGTTCGATCGATCTTGAACTTGATCGCGTAAACCGCGTGATCGAAACGAATTTCACCGGAGTTTACCTGACAGCGCGCGAAGGCGCCCGGCGCATGATCAACGCGGGATCGAAGCAGACCGAGCGCGGGCGTATCATCCTGACGGGATCGATCACTGCGGACATGACCGGGCAGGGCGATTCCGCCTATGCCGCGACCAAGGCCGCCGTCGCCCACCTCGGCCGCCAGTTCGCGCGCGAATGGGCACGGCTGGGCATCAACGTCAACGTGATCCAGCCGGGCTATATCCGCACCGAGATCGACGGCGACTGGTTCGACAGCGAAGGCGGCAAGGCGCAGATCGCCAGCTGGCCCCGCCGCCGGCTGGCCGATGCCACGGTGCTGGACGATATGGCACTGTTCTTCGCCTCGGACGCTTCCCGTCAGGTAACGGGCGCGCACATCTCGCTGGATGACGGGCAGTCGCTTTAG
- a CDS encoding cysteine desulfurase family protein, with product MPAEPLYLDHAATTPLLPQARAALVEGFDAWANPSSPHKPGRAARALLEGARARVAAALGWERETVFTSGASEALALAIRRAKVERVVTSAVEHEAVLRLAGTGAARLPVDANGLVNLAALEDVLADGPRTLVCVQQVNSETGVIQPLAEIAALVRAAGGILLADAAQGAGKIALPDADLIALSAHKFGGPIGIGALLIRDFALLEAPGGQERGYRGGTENMPAALAMAAALEAGDGWMAEAARLRDLLDAQLQAAGAEVIASAAPRCPTIGGYRMPGVSSAAQLIRFDSMGIAVSAGSACSSGSLRPSHVLSAMGLDAKAAGEVLRVSIGRETDEAAIARFVAAWRDIAGSARA from the coding sequence TTGCCTGCCGAACCGCTCTATCTTGACCATGCCGCCACCACCCCGTTGCTGCCGCAGGCGCGCGCCGCGCTGGTGGAGGGCTTCGACGCGTGGGCCAATCCGTCCAGCCCGCACAAGCCGGGCCGCGCGGCGCGCGCCTTGCTGGAGGGCGCGCGGGCGCGGGTTGCGGCCGCGCTGGGGTGGGAGCGCGAGACGGTGTTCACCAGCGGGGCGAGCGAGGCGCTGGCCCTGGCGATCCGTCGTGCCAAAGTGGAGCGGGTTGTCACGTCGGCGGTGGAGCACGAGGCGGTGCTGCGTCTCGCCGGGACCGGTGCGGCTCGCCTGCCGGTCGATGCCAACGGGCTGGTGAACCTTGCCGCGCTGGAAGACGTGCTGGCCGATGGCCCGCGAACGCTCGTCTGCGTGCAGCAGGTCAACAGCGAGACGGGCGTGATCCAGCCGCTGGCGGAGATCGCCGCGCTGGTGCGTGCCGCGGGTGGCATCCTGCTGGCGGACGCGGCGCAGGGCGCGGGCAAGATCGCCTTGCCCGATGCCGACCTGATCGCGCTTTCGGCACACAAGTTCGGCGGGCCGATCGGCATCGGCGCGCTGCTGATCCGCGATTTCGCGCTGCTGGAGGCGCCCGGAGGGCAGGAGCGGGGTTATCGCGGGGGGACCGAGAACATGCCGGCCGCGCTGGCCATGGCGGCGGCGCTGGAAGCCGGCGATGGCTGGATGGCGGAAGCGGCCCGCCTGCGCGATCTGCTGGACGCCCAATTGCAGGCGGCGGGGGCGGAGGTCATCGCGTCTGCCGCGCCGCGCTGCCCGACGATCGGCGGCTATCGGATGCCCGGCGTTTCATCGGCCGCGCAACTGATCCGCTTCGACAGCATGGGGATCGCGGTGTCCGCCGGCAGCGCCTGTTCCTCGGGCAGCCTGCGGCCCAGCCATGTGCTGTCCGCGATGGGCCTCGATGCCAAAGCGGCCGGCGAAGTGCTGCGCGTGAGCATCGGGCGCGAGACCGACGAGGCCGCGATCGCGCGCTTCGTCGCGGCATGGCGCGACATCGCCGGGAGCGCGCGGGCGTGA
- a CDS encoding alkaline phosphatase family protein, whose amino-acid sequence MIRCNKIALLLAAAALPFSPAAMARPAKAPKPAPAPVEAPAPAPKGPPRLLVAIAVDQFSADLFAQNRQTFTGGLARLERGMVFPAGYQSHAATETCPGHSTILTGNRPAHTGIIANNWIDLSAARDNKVIYCAEDETRTAANPKDYVASVGHLMVPTLGERMKQANPASRNVAVSGKDRAALMMGGHVIDQVYWWKGNAFTTLEGRKLGPTAVAENAAVAKVLAAGAPAFDLPAWCVAKDRAITAGTATVGTGRFPLAKDDATGFRVSPRLDRATLDLATKLVDEQKLGQGSAPDMLAVSLSATDYIGHGTGTQGAEMCIQVHQLDLALGDFFAGLDKRGIDYAVVLTADHGGFDMPERQDEQAMPQVTRVDAALQPDAIGKAVAEKLGLDPRGLIRSDGPAGDIWLRRDLTAEQKARVTDETKAMFAAHPQVAAVFTAAEIAATPMPSGSPETWTLIQRARASYYAPRSGDLLVLLKRGVVPIAKPGPGYVATHGSPWDYDRRVPILFWRKGMTPFEQPGPVETVDIAPTLAGLIALKAPEGAFDGRCLDLDAGPGDTCGANR is encoded by the coding sequence ATGATCCGCTGCAACAAGATCGCCCTGCTGCTCGCTGCCGCCGCGCTGCCGTTCTCGCCCGCCGCCATGGCCCGGCCGGCCAAGGCGCCCAAGCCTGCCCCGGCCCCGGTCGAAGCGCCGGCGCCCGCCCCGAAAGGCCCGCCGCGCCTGCTGGTGGCGATCGCGGTGGACCAGTTTTCGGCTGACCTGTTCGCGCAGAACCGGCAGACCTTCACCGGCGGGCTGGCGCGGCTCGAACGCGGCATGGTGTTCCCCGCCGGATACCAGTCGCACGCGGCGACCGAGACGTGCCCCGGCCATTCCACGATCCTGACCGGCAATCGCCCGGCGCACACCGGGATCATCGCCAACAACTGGATCGACCTGTCCGCCGCGCGCGACAACAAGGTGATCTATTGCGCCGAGGACGAGACCAGGACGGCGGCGAATCCCAAGGACTACGTCGCCTCGGTGGGGCATCTGATGGTGCCGACGCTGGGCGAGCGGATGAAGCAGGCCAACCCCGCCAGCCGCAACGTCGCGGTTTCGGGCAAGGACCGCGCCGCGCTGATGATGGGCGGCCATGTGATCGATCAGGTCTATTGGTGGAAGGGCAACGCCTTCACCACGCTGGAAGGACGCAAGCTTGGCCCGACGGCCGTGGCAGAGAACGCGGCGGTGGCCAAGGTGCTGGCCGCCGGCGCGCCGGCGTTCGATCTGCCGGCATGGTGCGTGGCGAAGGACCGCGCGATCACCGCCGGCACCGCCACGGTCGGCACCGGCCGCTTCCCGCTGGCGAAGGACGACGCCACCGGCTTTCGCGTCTCGCCGCGCCTCGATCGCGCAACGCTCGATCTGGCGACGAAGCTGGTCGACGAACAGAAGCTGGGGCAGGGCAGCGCGCCCGACATGCTGGCGGTGAGCCTTTCCGCCACCGACTACATTGGCCACGGCACGGGCACGCAGGGCGCGGAAATGTGCATCCAGGTCCACCAGCTCGATCTGGCGCTGGGTGATTTCTTCGCCGGGCTGGACAAGCGCGGGATCGACTATGCCGTGGTGCTGACCGCCGATCATGGTGGGTTCGACATGCCCGAGCGGCAGGATGAACAGGCCATGCCGCAAGTGACGCGCGTCGATGCCGCGCTCCAGCCCGATGCCATTGGCAAGGCAGTGGCGGAGAAGCTGGGGCTGGATCCCAGGGGGCTGATCCGCTCGGACGGGCCGGCGGGCGACATCTGGTTGCGCCGGGATCTGACGGCGGAGCAGAAGGCCCGCGTCACCGACGAGACCAAGGCGATGTTCGCCGCGCATCCGCAGGTGGCCGCCGTGTTCACCGCCGCCGAAATCGCGGCGACGCCGATGCCGTCCGGCTCGCCCGAAACCTGGACGCTGATCCAGCGCGCCCGCGCCTCGTACTATGCGCCGCGCTCCGGTGATCTGCTGGTGCTGCTGAAGCGCGGTGTGGTGCCGATCGCCAAGCCGGGACCGGGATATGTGGCGACGCACGGATCGCCGTGGGACTATGACCGGCGCGTGCCGATCCTGTTCTGGCGCAAGGGCATGACGCCGTTCGAGCAGCCGGGGCCGGTCGAGACGGTCGATATCGCGCCGACTCTCGCCGGTTTGATCGCGCTCAAGGCGCCCGAGGGGGCATTTGACGGAAGGTGCCTCGATCTCGATGCTGGACCGGGTGACACATGCGGAGCGAATCGTTGA
- a CDS encoding alpha/beta hydrolase: MPAVIFPGPEGRLEGRFQPATRSRAPVAMILHPHPQAGGTMNDRITQALYKTFVARGFATLRFNFRGVGRSQGSFDNGIGELSDAAAALDWVQSIHPEASTTWIAGYSFGALIGMQLLMRRPEIRGFISVAPPANMYDFSFLAPCPASGIIVQGNADTVVTPNAVQKLVDKLRTQKHITIHHDEIPRANHFFENELDDLMKSVDNYLDMRLSPDCPIK; this comes from the coding sequence ATGCCCGCAGTCATCTTCCCCGGTCCCGAAGGCCGCCTTGAAGGCCGCTTCCAGCCCGCCACCCGTTCGCGCGCGCCCGTGGCCATGATCCTGCATCCGCACCCGCAAGCGGGCGGCACGATGAACGATCGCATCACGCAGGCTCTGTACAAGACCTTCGTGGCGCGCGGTTTCGCCACGCTGCGCTTCAACTTCCGCGGCGTCGGGCGCAGCCAGGGCAGCTTCGACAACGGCATCGGCGAACTGTCGGACGCGGCCGCCGCGCTCGACTGGGTGCAGTCCATCCACCCCGAAGCCTCGACCACGTGGATCGCCGGCTACAGCTTCGGCGCGCTGATCGGCATGCAGTTGCTGATGCGCCGTCCGGAAATCCGGGGCTTCATCTCGGTCGCGCCGCCGGCCAACATGTATGACTTCAGCTTCCTCGCCCCCTGCCCCGCCTCGGGCATCATCGTGCAGGGCAACGCCGATACGGTGGTGACGCCCAACGCGGTGCAGAAGCTGGTCGACAAGCTGCGCACGCAGAAGCACATCACGATCCACCATGACGAGATTCCGCGCGCCAATCACTTCTTCGAGAACGAACTCGACGATCTGATGAAGTCGGTCGACAATTATCTGGACATGCGGCTTTCGCCGGACTGCCCGATCAAGTGA
- a CDS encoding protein-disulfide reductase DsbD yields the protein MRPVASLLTLRTITAFVTAVCLALLGAPSAALANHIQASLLAEKPAASGETVTLALLMQPEKGWHGYWSNPGDAGFGLSLDWTLPAGAKAEAPEFPVPQTLLLSGLMNHVYEHDYAVLVPLTLPKEAKPGTTLPIAAKARWLACTDQICVPEEADLQGTVTVGTAGTADTRFAAWRAALPAPLDRAGTFAFTGKALRIAIPFPASARIGQPHFFVASEGLADYAAPQKFYRQGDTLIAELGRAKGPSAEQPTTLSGVLALGGDAGGIALVARAGPVPDGGTPVGGAAAAGFSLATLLTAILGALAGGLVLNVMPCVFPILSLKALALARGNSHQAHVEGMAYTAGVMLACMALGGVMLALRAAGEEVGWAFQLQEPWVVALLVLLATAITANFAGLYEMPGLSFESARAPASSGAKGAFGTGLLAAFVATPCTGPFMAAAVGAALVLPWWAALSVFAALGLGLGLPFLAIGFVPALRRLLPKPGGWMERFRRAMAVPMGLTLLALFWLAWRLGGDTFGLLAVVLAVALVGALTLVRRDQRGGRRPLAGTLAALALTGAAVVLLPRTVSATASTGEAGLLDAQPFSEAALAQARKAGKPVFAYFTADWCLSCKVNESVAIERETTRDAFRKAGVVVLVGDWTRRDPAITRFLTAQGAAGVPLYLWYPAGGGEPRQLPQVLTPDLLARLPAGN from the coding sequence ATGCGTCCCGTGGCTTCGTTGCTAACCCTGCGTACCATAACCGCTTTTGTGACGGCGGTATGTCTTGCCCTGCTGGGCGCGCCCTCTGCGGCGCTGGCCAACCACATCCAGGCCTCGCTGCTGGCGGAAAAGCCTGCCGCTTCGGGGGAGACGGTCACGCTCGCGCTGCTGATGCAGCCCGAAAAGGGCTGGCATGGATACTGGTCCAATCCGGGCGATGCCGGCTTCGGCCTGTCGCTCGACTGGACGCTGCCCGCCGGCGCGAAGGCCGAGGCGCCCGAATTCCCCGTGCCGCAGACGCTGTTGCTTTCCGGCCTGATGAACCACGTGTACGAGCATGACTATGCCGTGCTGGTTCCGCTGACGCTGCCAAAGGAAGCCAAGCCCGGCACCACGCTGCCCATCGCCGCCAAGGCGCGCTGGCTCGCCTGCACCGACCAGATCTGCGTGCCCGAAGAGGCCGACCTGCAAGGCACGGTGACCGTGGGGACCGCAGGCACGGCCGACACCCGCTTCGCCGCTTGGCGCGCCGCGTTGCCCGCGCCGCTCGATCGCGCCGGCACCTTTGCCTTCACCGGCAAGGCGCTGCGCATCGCCATTCCGTTCCCGGCCAGCGCGCGGATCGGCCAGCCGCATTTCTTCGTCGCCTCCGAAGGGCTGGCCGACTACGCCGCGCCGCAGAAATTCTACCGGCAGGGCGATACGCTGATCGCGGAACTCGGCCGCGCCAAGGGGCCATCCGCCGAACAGCCGACCACGCTTTCGGGCGTGCTGGCGCTGGGCGGGGATGCCGGCGGCATTGCGCTGGTCGCGCGCGCGGGGCCGGTGCCCGACGGCGGTACGCCGGTCGGCGGAGCGGCCGCCGCCGGCTTCTCGCTGGCAACGCTGCTCACCGCGATTCTCGGCGCGCTGGCGGGCGGCCTCGTGCTCAACGTGATGCCGTGCGTCTTCCCGATTCTCAGCCTCAAGGCGCTGGCCCTGGCGCGCGGCAACAGCCATCAGGCCCACGTCGAAGGCATGGCCTATACCGCCGGCGTCATGCTCGCCTGCATGGCGCTGGGTGGCGTGATGCTCGCCTTGCGCGCAGCGGGCGAGGAAGTGGGCTGGGCGTTCCAGCTGCAGGAACCATGGGTCGTCGCGCTGCTGGTCCTGCTCGCCACGGCGATCACCGCCAATTTCGCCGGGCTTTACGAGATGCCCGGCCTTTCGTTCGAAAGCGCGCGCGCCCCCGCCTCCTCCGGCGCGAAAGGCGCGTTCGGCACGGGCCTGCTCGCCGCGTTCGTCGCCACGCCCTGCACCGGGCCGTTCATGGCGGCGGCGGTCGGCGCGGCGCTGGTGCTGCCGTGGTGGGCCGCGCTCTCGGTCTTTGCCGCGTTGGGCCTTGGCCTTGGCCTGCCGTTCCTCGCCATCGGCTTCGTCCCCGCGCTGCGCCGCCTGCTGCCGAAGCCCGGCGGCTGGATGGAGAGGTTCCGCCGCGCCATGGCAGTGCCGATGGGACTCACCCTGCTCGCGCTGTTCTGGCTGGCCTGGCGGCTGGGCGGCGACACCTTCGGCCTGCTCGCCGTCGTTCTCGCCGTGGCGCTGGTCGGCGCGCTCACCCTCGTGCGGCGCGATCAGCGGGGCGGACGCCGTCCGCTTGCCGGCACGCTGGCCGCGCTTGCTTTGACCGGCGCGGCGGTGGTCCTGCTGCCCCGCACCGTCAGCGCGACTGCGAGCACCGGGGAAGCCGGTCTCCTGGACGCCCAGCCGTTCAGCGAAGCCGCGCTCGCGCAGGCGCGCAAGGCGGGCAAGCCCGTGTTCGCCTATTTCACCGCGGACTGGTGCCTATCGTGCAAGGTCAACGAAAGCGTGGCGATCGAGCGCGAAACCACGCGCGATGCCTTCCGCAAGGCCGGCGTGGTGGTGCTGGTGGGCGACTGGACCCGCCGCGACCCCGCGATCACCCGCTTCCTCACCGCGCAGGGCGCCGCCGGCGTGCCGCTGTACCTGTGGTATCCGGCGGGCGGCGGAGAACCCCGGCAATTGCCGCAAGTGCTGACGCCCGACCTGCTCGCGAGGCTGCCAGCGGGGAACTAG
- the parC gene encoding DNA topoisomerase IV subunit A yields MATDTTDTGEPDPFDAIVDAPFDSALSERYLVYALSTITARSLPDLRDGLKPVHRRLLWAMRQLKLDPTGAFKKSARVVGDVIGKYHPHGDASVYDAMVRLAQDFALRYPLVEGQGNFGNIDGDNAAAYRYTEARLTRTAIRLMAGLDEGTVDFVPTYNGEEEEPEIFPGLFPNLLANGASGIAVGMATNIPSHNVAEIVDATLLLIDNPHVEHAQLMEVFHGPDFPTGGVVVDSAAAISAAYETGRGPIRVRGRFSTGRGEDGAWEETGVEKLGSGQWQLVVSEIPYMVQKGKLIEQIAQLIADKKLPILEDVRDESDEQIRLVLVPKSRNVDPELLKESLYRLTDLETRFGLNLNVLDSRRTPGVLGLKLILQEWVISQIDILLRRTTHRLEKIAARLELLEGYIIAYLNLDRIIEIIRTEDEPKPVMMAEFGLTDRQAEAILNMRLRSLRKLEEMELRKERDELLAEQDDLQKLLDSPARQRTRLKRDLAALRKEYAEDTPLGRRRTTIAEAAPAREFSMDAMIEKEPVTVILSQRGWIRAAKGHLPLDGDFKFKEGDGPAFALHAQTTDKLLFAVDNGRFYTLGADKLPGARGFGEPIRTMVDIDPEAHIVAVLPYRAKGQLLLAANSGRGFAAEMDELLAETRKGRGVVTTKPGVKLTVVREIAPEHDHVAVVGDNRKLVVFALSEVPILAKGQGVALQRYRDGGLSDAITLRLEDGLSWSMGGDSGRTRTERDLMLWKVARGAAGRMPPTGFPRDNKF; encoded by the coding sequence ATGGCGACCGATACCACCGACACTGGCGAGCCCGATCCGTTCGACGCGATCGTCGATGCGCCTTTCGATTCCGCCCTTTCCGAGCGCTATCTCGTGTATGCCCTGTCGACGATCACGGCGCGGTCGCTGCCGGATCTGCGCGACGGGCTGAAGCCGGTCCACCGCCGCCTGCTGTGGGCCATGCGGCAATTGAAGCTCGATCCCACCGGCGCGTTCAAGAAATCGGCGCGCGTGGTGGGCGACGTGATCGGCAAGTACCACCCGCACGGCGATGCTTCGGTCTACGACGCCATGGTCCGTCTCGCCCAGGATTTCGCGCTGCGCTATCCGCTGGTCGAAGGGCAGGGCAATTTCGGCAATATCGATGGCGATAACGCCGCCGCCTATCGCTACACCGAAGCGCGATTGACGCGCACCGCGATCCGCCTGATGGCGGGGCTGGACGAAGGCACCGTCGATTTCGTGCCGACTTACAACGGCGAGGAGGAAGAGCCGGAAATCTTCCCCGGCCTGTTCCCCAACCTGCTCGCCAACGGCGCCAGCGGCATTGCCGTGGGCATGGCCACCAACATCCCCAGCCACAACGTGGCCGAGATCGTCGACGCCACGCTGCTGCTGATCGACAACCCGCATGTCGAACACGCGCAGTTGATGGAGGTGTTCCACGGGCCGGACTTCCCCACCGGCGGTGTGGTGGTGGACAGCGCGGCCGCTATTTCCGCCGCCTATGAAACCGGGCGGGGACCGATCCGTGTGCGCGGGCGCTTTTCCACCGGGCGCGGGGAGGACGGCGCGTGGGAGGAAACCGGCGTCGAGAAGCTGGGCAGCGGGCAATGGCAGCTGGTGGTCAGCGAAATTCCCTACATGGTGCAGAAGGGCAAGCTGATCGAGCAGATCGCTCAGTTGATCGCCGACAAGAAACTGCCGATCCTGGAAGACGTGCGCGATGAGAGCGACGAGCAGATCCGCCTCGTGCTCGTGCCCAAGAGCCGCAACGTCGATCCGGAGCTGCTCAAGGAATCGCTCTACCGGCTGACCGACCTCGAAACGCGCTTCGGTCTGAACCTCAACGTACTGGATTCACGGCGAACGCCGGGCGTGCTGGGGTTGAAGCTGATCCTCCAGGAATGGGTCATCAGCCAGATCGACATCCTGCTGCGCCGCACCACGCACCGGCTGGAAAAGATCGCGGCGCGGCTGGAACTGCTCGAAGGCTATATCATTGCCTACCTCAACCTCGACCGGATCATCGAGATCATCCGGACCGAGGATGAGCCCAAGCCGGTGATGATGGCGGAATTCGGCCTGACCGACCGCCAGGCCGAGGCGATTCTCAACATGCGGCTGCGCAGCTTGCGCAAGCTTGAGGAAATGGAACTGCGCAAGGAGCGCGACGAACTGCTGGCCGAGCAGGACGATCTCCAGAAGCTGCTCGACAGCCCGGCGCGCCAGCGCACGCGGTTGAAGCGCGATCTGGCCGCGCTGCGCAAGGAATATGCCGAGGACACCCCGCTTGGTCGCCGCCGCACGACCATCGCCGAAGCCGCGCCGGCGCGCGAATTCAGCATGGACGCGATGATCGAGAAGGAGCCGGTGACGGTGATCCTTTCGCAGCGCGGCTGGATCAGGGCGGCCAAGGGGCATCTCCCGCTCGATGGCGATTTCAAGTTCAAGGAAGGCGATGGCCCTGCCTTCGCGCTCCACGCGCAGACCACCGACAAGCTTTTGTTCGCGGTGGACAATGGCCGGTTCTATACGCTGGGCGCAGACAAGCTGCCGGGCGCGCGCGGCTTTGGCGAGCCGATCCGGACGATGGTCGATATCGATCCGGAGGCGCACATCGTCGCCGTGCTGCCCTATCGCGCCAAGGGGCAGCTCCTGCTGGCGGCGAACAGCGGGCGCGGCTTCGCGGCGGAGATGGACGAACTGCTGGCCGAAACGCGAAAGGGGCGCGGCGTCGTCACCACCAAGCCCGGCGTGAAGCTGACCGTGGTGCGCGAGATCGCGCCGGAGCACGATCACGTCGCCGTGGTGGGTGACAACCGCAAGCTGGTGGTCTTCGCGCTGAGCGAAGTGCCGATCCTGGCCAAGGGACAGGGCGTGGCGCTCCAGCGCTATCGTGATGGCGGCCTCTCCGATGCGATCACGTTGCGGCTGGAGGACGGCCTGTCGTGGTCCATGGGCGGGGACAGCGGGCGGACGCGGACCGAGCGCGACCTGATGCTGTGGAAGGTGGCGCGCGGCGCGGCGGGCCGGATGCCGCCGACGGGCTTCCCGCGCGACAACAAGTTCTGA
- a CDS encoding 2Fe-2S iron-sulfur cluster-binding protein, with amino-acid sequence MVRVTFVTPENERVVVDGAEGQRLLELGQNAGMPLEGTCEGQMACSTCHVIVAPDWFDRLPAAVDDEEDMLDLAAGVSRTSRLSCQILLTADLDGLEVRIPAEARDMQRV; translated from the coding sequence ATGGTCCGAGTCACCTTCGTAACGCCCGAAAACGAGCGCGTCGTGGTCGACGGCGCGGAAGGACAGCGCCTGCTGGAACTGGGCCAGAACGCCGGGATGCCGCTGGAAGGCACGTGCGAGGGGCAGATGGCCTGCTCCACCTGCCACGTCATCGTCGCGCCGGACTGGTTCGACCGGTTGCCCGCCGCCGTGGACGACGAGGAAGACATGCTCGATCTGGCCGCCGGCGTCAGCCGCACCAGCCGGCTATCTTGCCAGATACTGCTGACCGCCGATCTCGATGGGCTGGAAGTGCGCATCCCGGCCGAGGCGCGGGACATGCAGCGCGTCTGA
- a CDS encoding cysteine desulfurase family protein: MIYLDYQATTPLAPEAREAMMPWMAGPEAMGFANPHSPHRAGRAAAAAVEVAREQVAALLPAGGRVIFTSGATEALNLAIFGSGARRLAVSAIEHAAVLDTARAADPGVALLPVDPQGLVDADAPLPAGTDLVAVMQVNNEIGTIQPVAELARRVRAQGALFLCDAVQGAGKIAPPQDADLIAISAHKLYGPKGIGALWVRDGIDLKPLIHGGGQEGGLRSGTLSPALCAGFGAAAALCARLGESDAAHVGNLWKRARAALTGWTLNGSETMRWHGNLNLRLAGLDVARLLSECRNVAFSAGSACASGSGRPSHVLRAIGLSDRDTKTAIRLGFGRYTREEDLDEGVAAIIAAARSQGVALPWSESPS; this comes from the coding sequence GTGATCTATCTCGACTATCAGGCGACCACTCCGCTCGCGCCCGAGGCGCGAGAGGCGATGATGCCCTGGATGGCGGGGCCTGAAGCGATGGGCTTCGCCAATCCGCACAGCCCGCACCGCGCCGGGCGTGCCGCTGCGGCGGCCGTGGAGGTGGCGCGCGAGCAGGTGGCGGCCTTGCTGCCGGCGGGTGGACGCGTGATCTTCACCTCGGGCGCGACCGAGGCGCTCAACCTTGCCATTTTCGGCAGCGGCGCGCGGCGGCTGGCGGTTTCGGCGATCGAGCACGCGGCGGTGCTGGATACGGCGCGCGCCGCCGATCCCGGCGTGGCGCTGCTGCCGGTCGATCCGCAGGGGCTGGTCGATGCCGACGCGCCGTTGCCCGCCGGTACCGATCTGGTCGCGGTGATGCAGGTCAACAACGAGATCGGCACGATCCAGCCGGTCGCCGAACTGGCGCGGCGCGTTCGTGCGCAAGGCGCGCTGTTCCTGTGCGATGCGGTGCAGGGCGCGGGCAAGATTGCGCCGCCGCAGGACGCGGACCTGATCGCCATCTCCGCGCACAAGCTTTACGGCCCCAAGGGCATCGGCGCGTTGTGGGTGCGCGACGGGATCGACCTGAAGCCACTGATCCACGGCGGTGGGCAGGAAGGCGGGCTGCGGTCCGGCACGCTTTCGCCTGCGCTCTGTGCCGGCTTCGGCGCGGCGGCGGCGCTGTGCGCAAGGCTGGGGGAAAGCGATGCGGCGCATGTGGGCAACTTGTGGAAAAGGGCGCGCGCGGCGCTGACCGGCTGGACGCTGAACGGGAGCGAAACGATGCGCTGGCATGGCAACCTGAACCTGCGGCTGGCCGGGCTGGACGTGGCGCGGTTGCTGTCGGAATGCCGGAACGTGGCGTTTTCAGCCGGTTCGGCCTGCGCCAGCGGGTCCGGCAGGCCAAGCCATGTCTTGCGCGCGATCGGACTTTCGGACAGGGATACCAAAACCGCGATCCGGCTGGGCTTCGGTCGCTATACGAGGGAAGAGGATCTGGACGAGGGCGTCGCGGCGATTATCGCCGCGGCAAGGTCGCAGGGAGTTGCATTGCCATGGTCCGAGTCACCTTCGTAA